The DNA window GCATGACCGTCGCCTCCATGTTGGCTGGCGCGAGCGACTATGTGCCAAAACCACTCTCTTTTCAGTTTGAGGATGAGGTTCGCCAGACGTTACTTGCGCGCATCCGGGCACTGGCACGACCAAGTCTTGCTGGCGCCGAGCGTGCACCCAGGGTGACCGTGACGCCATCACCGCAACGCCCGGGGTCACCATCCCCGGAGCTGATCGTGGTGGCGGCCTCAACGGGAGGACCAGCGGCTCTGGGCACCTTTCTCGCTGCATTGGGTCGTGTTGATCTGCCGATTGTCGTGGTCCAACATATCGCTCCTCATTTTTTGAGGCTTCTGGTCGATCAGCTCGGCGAACTGCTTGGTACCGATGTTGCGATCGCCAATGATGGTGAGATCCTGCGGGCTGGGACTATTCGCTTTGCCCCCAGTCGCGTCCATCTGGAGCTGCAACAGTGGGATGGACGGTTGGTGCTCACCTATTCAGATGCGGCACCGGTGAACTCCTGCAAACCATCGGCCGACGTTCTCTTCGGCTCTGCCGCGGTACTTGGCCATCGAACGGTTGGTGTGGTACTCAGTGGCATGGGCACTGATGGTGCGACCGGAGCGAGTGTCATCGTCGCCCACGGAGGCCTTGTCTTTGCCCAGGATCAGGCGAGCTCCGCCGTGTGGGGGATGCCCGGTGCGGTGGTGAGCCAAGGTCTTGTGCGCGCTGTCGGTTCTCCCTCGGACATCGGTGCTCGGGTACGAAGCCTGGTGACGACAGGACGACCAACAAGAGTGGAGGTAACCTAGTGCCCATCGCTCTTGCGACCTATGACCGACTGGCGGACTTTCTCCAGGCAGAGATTGCACTCCAACTGGGGGAGGCGCGTGGTTATCTCGTGGAACACCGGCTCAGCCCGTTGCTCGTGAGGTTTGGCTTTGACAATCTCGATGGCCTTATCAATGCGCTCATCCGAGAGCGCGAATCGACCCTGGTCCAGGCCGTGATCGACGCGATGGTGACGAATGAGACGTCCTTCTTTCGTGAGCCTGGGACCTTTGATCTCCTGCGAACGCGGGTCATCGGCCATCTCTTTGAGGAACGTCAGGGCCGGGCGCTTCGCGTCTGGTCGGGTGCGGCCTCCTCCGGCCAGGAGGCGTATTCCATCGCGATGCTTCTGATCGACCGATTTCCAGCGCTAGCGAGAACGGCAAATATTCTCGCCACCGATGTCTCGATGCGAATGGTCCAGCGGACTCGCGTGGGGTGGTACTCGCAACTTGAGATCGAACGTGGACTTCCTCATTCACTTGCACGACGCTTTCTCATCCCTGAGCGCAACGGCTACAAGGTCCGACCAGAGGTTGCAGCGTTGGTCAGTGCTCGCCAGATGAATCTAGCTCGACCCTGGCAGATGCTCGGAACCTTTGATATCATCTTTTTGCGTAACATCCTTATCTATTTCTCGCCCGCCGTGAAGGCCGGCATCGCGGACCAACTCATTGCCCATCTTGCCCCTGGTAGCGTCCTCGTGATGGCGGCAGCGGAGTCGTTGCCTGACCCGGGTGGGCGCTTTGAGAAGGTGGCAGCGAGTGAGCCGCACGTCGTGCGCTTTCGTGGCTAACTGTGCTCTATCGCTCC is part of the Ferrimicrobium sp. genome and encodes:
- the cheB gene encoding chemotaxis-specific protein-glutamate methyltransferase CheB, producing MVRILIADDSRVIRTRVASWIAAEDDLELVGQAEDGLQALELFGRLHPDVVVLDIEMPRLDGVATLGQIRATDPHVPIIMFSALTDSGSRMTVASMLAGASDYVPKPLSFQFEDEVRQTLLARIRALARPSLAGAERAPRVTVTPSPQRPGSPSPELIVVAASTGGPAALGTFLAALGRVDLPIVVVQHIAPHFLRLLVDQLGELLGTDVAIANDGEILRAGTIRFAPSRVHLELQQWDGRLVLTYSDAAPVNSCKPSADVLFGSAAVLGHRTVGVVLSGMGTDGATGASVIVAHGGLVFAQDQASSAVWGMPGAVVSQGLVRAVGSPSDIGARVRSLVTTGRPTRVEVT
- a CDS encoding CheR family methyltransferase — translated: MPIALATYDRLADFLQAEIALQLGEARGYLVEHRLSPLLVRFGFDNLDGLINALIRERESTLVQAVIDAMVTNETSFFREPGTFDLLRTRVIGHLFEERQGRALRVWSGAASSGQEAYSIAMLLIDRFPALARTANILATDVSMRMVQRTRVGWYSQLEIERGLPHSLARRFLIPERNGYKVRPEVAALVSARQMNLARPWQMLGTFDIIFLRNILIYFSPAVKAGIADQLIAHLAPGSVLVMAAAESLPDPGGRFEKVAASEPHVVRFRG